TGTTCAGGATTGCCTAGTTACAGGGAAATTGGACTTGAAGCTGACTTTTGAGTAGCATTTGGAAGTAAAAGTCAAGGAGGGTGTTGGAGGCAAAGTCTTTGGGGTTTGGGGATGGCTGAGAAAAATGAACACTAGTACATCCTCACAGTAAGAATTTCTATGGCTATCAGGAGAGGGCAAACCATTCTTTTCAATTCAGATTCCCCTGAGGTGTAAAGGAAAACGTGACTGTTCAGTGCAAAGTACTAACTTGGCTTCCAAAACCCTAATGTGAACATTGTGTCAGCCCAGATGTGGCCCAATTATTTTCAGAGTGATGGAGCGAACTCAAGGTTGTaactccaagggaaaaaaaaatttaacatttaataaaaaagttaaacacaatCCTGCCCCTCGACgtatgctattttaaaatcagtatcaATGTTgttgaccttaaaaataaaaatttgttgttttacCAGCAAAAATGGGTTGGTTCATTCAGGAACAGCAGAGAATTGCAATTCAGGACAGGCAAGCTATGACAAAACCACAGGCAAGTCTGGAGAACAAAGGAGAAGAATGTTCCTTTATAGAGGAAAAGGGGATTGGGAGGGGCTGTTATAAACAAAAAGTCCATTGGAAGAAACTGGGAGATAGAATGTAGTGGCTTTTCATTGTCTGGGTTGTGAGTCTCTCATTGGCTAAGTCGTtgctggggaaggagaaaaatcttccttcttcctgctgggGTAGTAGAGTGAAAAACATCTTCCTGTTGGGGATGTAAGTCTTGTCTCTTCTTGTTTGGGGCAACCAATAATGAGTGTGGGGTGTAAGAGCTTCCCCTAAAGGCCCTCAGGACTCCAATCGTAGTTGAGATTTCTATTAATTTTCACAATGCCATATCTCTACAGTCAGAAAATCTCCTTTCATTTATAGTAAACACTTCCAAGGTCAAATAAGTACCTTCCTCTCTTATCCATTTCAGTTCAAACTGAAGTTTCACTtagtttttatttccccttcaggACATGCTATTTTTTCCAAAACCGTTCTTATTTATGCCTTCATACcagatttcattttgaaagcCATCTTCTTAGCCTTTATGTCCTATTTGCCGAATTGGAGTTTTAGCTGAGTAGAGACTCTACCCCAGAgactgaccttgagcaagtcccttaACTTGGCTGCCCGTCAGGTTCTACAGACCACTGCAAAGGGAAACACCAAACACCCGAGTTAATATGTGACAACCATTTAAAATTTGGGTGGCTGTTGCCATTTGCCCTCTTGTAGAAGTTGTACTGACACACCCACCAACCAGAAATCATTGCCTGTTCACATGTACACTTTGGAACGACTAGATCTGTTGTAAGCCATTTAAGGACTTGCTTTGAGAATGTGTGCAGAAACATTTCGGGGGAAAGACCTTTTCGGTGTCAGCAGGGGGCGCCAGCTCTCTTCCCAAGCGGAACTTGGGTTTAGCGTTCGCCCCTAGGAGCCCCGGCAGCGCATTTGAACCTGCGCAAATGCTGACCCCACGCACCGTGGGAAGGTTTTGGAAAAATCCTAAGTATCCCAGCCGTTTCACAAGGCTTGTTTGCAGCAGCTTCCTGTTAGTCGAGGACATTgcctaaattcaaaataaaaatgtcactttATTTCATGATTAATTTCTCCCTGTAAATATTGGGCTGAGTGATAACACATGCCGGACCTGTCTCTCAATCCTCAAGGCTTGTGAAAGTTGCCCCTGGTGGAGTTTTCACAACGTTGATAAGGGAACTATTCAGGGCATGGGATCATAGAAATGTGCTTTATATCCAGATAAAGACTTTTTTGTTGTGTCCTTCCTGAGGGGGTATCTAAAGGTGAGTGTGAAACAGGAGCCCATCTAAGCTTCTCTGAGAGAGTCATTTCTCTATGGGAAGTGCAGCCCCAGCTCCCTAATCCGGCCGTTCAGGGCTGGCAGTAGGGTCAGGGGAGGGAGGTACTGGCCTTGGGCACCAGGTTTAAGGAGCGGTGGACACGGGCTCATCAGAATACATTTATCAGAATAAATAACAATTCAATGCAAAGTTTTTCAAAAGctaaattaatgtaaaaacaCCCATGATGAACAGAACATCAACATTTGAAATAAAGACGGGCTCAACTGCACGCCATGCTCGTCTCAATGGCCTCCCTCTCCGCCAGGTCCTGTTGTGTCTTGTCTTTACTGAAAATGTTGGTATTTTGTTCATGATGATTGAATctcattcttcccttcctttgcTCACCCTTTTCGAATCTTTCCCCCCACCACAAACCCCAGCCCCCAGACCCTCCTCCCTGCCTGAGGCCCCCCCCCCGTACCTTCCCGCCCCCCAAGGTTGGCTGTAGGACAATGAAGGGAAAATAACATTGAGAGAAACCACAAGCCATTGGCTAGAGGGATTATTGTTAAACACCAGGAATGATGCCAAAATCAATAGTGGCAAGTTGTGAGTGCTATAAACTGATGTCATTATCTGGACTCGCGGAGAGATTCTGCTATGATGATGTTAGCAAACTTATTGTGCGTGGAATGCATGCCGGAAACGGTTCTGAGTGCTTTTCTGTTTCTGGCTAATTAATCACTCCAACTGTTGGCGTGTGCAGCCATCCCACTCTGCTGCCATTACCGAGTGTGCCCGCCTCCAAGCCTCCCTTTGCTCATGCTTTCCTAGCACCAgggcttctcccttccctttgttAAATTCACTCCTTCAAGGGCTGAACTCCCACCACCTCCAAGAAGTCTCCCCAGACCACCAGCCTTTCCTCGAGGCCACTGTTTATTAACTGGATCAGATCAGCTAAAATGTGGTTCTCAGTCGGGAATTAGGGGGTGGATTTTGTTCCAGAGGACActtggtaatgtctggagacattttggttgtcagtCATTTTGGCGCAGTTGACATTTTGAAGCAGTTGCTCCTGACACCCAGTGGTAGAGACCAAGGGTGCTGTGAAATAACCTACAGTGCCCAGGGCCACCCCCACAGCACAGAACTATCTGGCCCCAAACAAACCCTGAATTCAAACTTGCTAAGATATTTCTAAGGGATTTGTGAAAACTCGCCCAGGTATCAGATTTGCATTTCACCCTCAGGCTTTCATGTTTTTGCCCAAGGAGTGACAGCCGGTTGCCATGTGAGTCCCTTGGTGTAAGGGATGGGCATAACAACAGGACCAGGGGTTTGAGGATGCTCCTTTTTTCCTCACCTGAGTTTTGAACTAAATGAGGCAGACAGGAGTGAACAGATGGGGGCCACAGTGGCAGCTGTACTACTGAAAAGGGCTTGGTTGGACCATGGCACTTAGGCGGGTGGCAACAatgggcttctttttttttctaatttatttattggggtgacaattgttagtaaagttacatagatttcaggtgtacaattctgtaatacattatctataaattacattgtgcattcaccacccggagtcagttctccttccatcaccatatatttgatcccacttaccctcatatcccaccccccaccccccttaccctctggtaaccactaaactattgtctgtgtctatgagtttttgtttctcatttgtttgtcttgttcttttgttgtttttggtttatataccacatatcagtgacatcatatggttctctgttttttctatctgacttatttcgcttagcattatactctcaagatccatccatgttgtcacaaatgttcctatatcatcttttcttaccaccaaatagtattccaaaCAATGGGCTTCTTAATTCTGAGTCCTGGAGTCAGGCTGACTTACCCACACAGGCCTGGGCAATGCTGACGGTCCTCCATGGGACGGAGTCTCTAGAAGACCAGTGTCAGCAGACAGTCACGAACGGAGAAAGGAACTGACCTCTACAGGCTCAATTCTTTTTATGAAACTGCTGGTCCATCGGATAAGTCACTTTTTCATGGAGAGAAATAAGGGGTGGGCAAGAGACCCAGAGTTTAGGGAGCAAGGCCTCCTCATCGAAACCTGGTGGGTCAGTCAGGGTGGGCTGGCgtctgctgctgtaacaaacattTCCCAACTCTCGGTGACTTAAAACGACAAAGGTTGATTTCTCACTTATGCTGCATGTTCAGTGCACATCATTAGGGGGCCTGCTCTTCTAGTCACTCGGGTGTCCAGGCTGATGGGGTCTCCCCCACTTAATGACATCACTGCTGTGACACAGGCTTCAGGGTTTGCTACAGCAGAGGAAGGGACAGCATGGCAAAATGTTCTTAAATGTTCTGACTGGAAAAGACACACAAGTCCCCTCACATTGGCCGACGGAGTGAGAAGGCGACTCTTAGCCTCAGTGGCCCTCCCGTTTCCCAGGATGACTGAACTGGAATCGCCACTGAGCAGCAGCAATGCCTCTCatagaagagggaggaagaagaatttCCCGCCTCTTCTGCCAGCCCCGTCAACGTTGGGCAAAGGCTCTTCCTTTGGTAAGATAAGGGGTTCTCAGGAAGCATTTTCTGGGAGCCCGTGTACAGCCCTAGAGGACCAGACAGAGTAGGCGAAGAGCTGGCGCCCGGTGGTCCAGACCTCACACGAATGGCGTCACCCTGTGACAGGGCAGAGCATTCCAGGTCTCAGgttgctcatctgcaaaatgagcaATGTCCTCCATGTCCTGTGGCCTCTCTGAAGTCTCCTTTACTCTGCACCCCCAAGCCTCACACCATACCTGGCATGTATGGGACACACACTAATTGTAGTCAAAGCAGGGGACAAACCAGCTGCTTTGATGCTGTCTTAGTTTGGGGAGTAAGATTTCGAGTGCTGCCCAGCCCACCATCGTTAACACCTAATCCATCTGAGGTCAGCTCTGCATCTAATGCATGTTCCCGGTCAAGCCCCAGTAACAGAGCCATTAGCTGGCGGGCTGCTGGTCACACATGCGTGAGTAAACCCAGCCACGGCCAGCGGAAGAACCGCCCCGCTGAACTCAGCCCAAGTGACTGACTACAGAACAGTGAACGAGGGTGGTGGTTTTAAATCAACGTCCAGGGTTTTGTGCAGTAATAGACACTTGACACACTCTGCAAGCCACCATCCACACTCTAGGGGAGCGACCTCTCTAAAATGCAGATCTGAACATGACACTCCCCTGTTCCGTCTCCATGACTCTCGGGGCCCACAGGGAATGTTGACCTTGGCATAATTCTTCCAGCCCTCGATTTCACTGGCTGAGAACTTGGGTGAGGCAAAGGCCACAGCGGGTCAATACTCTCATTGTCCTATTTAACTTGGGACACCAGCTTGGGGCCACCTCCTCTGCTATCCCCTTCCTTCTTGAATTCCTCCCAGGTGGGCTGTCACCTCATGATTACTCACCTCTCACTGagaagtgatttctttctttattggcTGCCCTTGCTTGCAATAAGTTCAAGGGTGGGTATGCTGAAGATGCTTCTGGAATCCCTGTTGCTTGTTGGAATCCTGCTAAGAGACCCTGCAGCTTTTCTAAGACACCTCCAGTGACAGGAACCCACTGTTCTCCAAGTTCTGTTGTGGGACAACTATCATGGGACAGCCCTGCGCCTCAAAAAGCTCTTCCTCAAATCAAGCCAGAATGGGTTTCTCTTTGGTCCTACTGGGGTCACACTAAATACCTTTGTTCTCCTGTCCCCCGCCCCACACCCCCATCTTCTTCAGGCAAGCCCTCTCAGGCCCTAACTGTGTCCCAGAGGTGTGATGTTGAGTCCCTTCACCAGTCTGATTCCTTTCTTCTGAATTTTCCTAGAAGTGGACACAATACTCCTCATGTAGCCTGTCCAGTGCTAAGCTAAATGGGATATCACCTCCTTCATTTTAGATGCTATACTACTATTAACGTAGCCCAAGGGCCAGCAGTTATTTTGGCAGCCATAGCATACTGAGCTCCCTGTCAACTAAAACCCTGAAGTGTCTTCTCCTCATACTTGCTGAGCCCTGAACGACCCTTCTGATATTCTTCTGTCCCCTGAAGCTCTTGGAAAGGAGTCCTGGCTTCCTGCTCACTGCCTTAAATCCAACCCCAGCTACGGGGAGTCTCTGCCACCATCAAGGCGATTCAGATGGTAGCATCCCTGACACTTAGGCCTTTGCTCTAACCTCACAGCCTAGCGAGCATCCCTGGGTTTGGACAGAGCTGTGCCCAGGGGTTCAGCTCACTGAATGAACTTGGGCGTGTCTCTGCCCATCTCTGGGCCCCCGTTTCCTTACCTGTAGAATGGAGGAATTGAACTtgatgatattttctttttttgaacttTCTATTGGATTCGTAGAGAGATCCCTTGTACTCTTtactcagtttcccccaatggtaacatcttgcttAAGTAAGGAACAGAATCAcaaccaggaaactgacattggtaTACTGTTTCAGATTTTATTCAGATTGTACCAGTTTGATACACACTCATTTTGATGATATTTCAAGCCCCTTCTAGCTCATAGGAGAAGACTTCCCATCTGCTCCTCGTCAAGCCTGTGACTCATCTCCGGTGAACAGGAAAATGCCTCTGTCCATTGCAACACACGGGAGTCTCCCCAGGCTGGGACTTGGGGGGCTTAGTGCTACCCAATGGCCATGATGGATGGGGTGATGGGTgtggtggggaaggaggcaggcagtGTGGGCTCACATGACAGGCTCAAAGCTGGAAAAGTGGATTGGGGAAGCTCTGCATCTCTGCTAGGCCCTTCTCAGTGAGAAAGTGGGAGCCCACGTGGGTGCTGGAGCCGGGGTGCTGGAAGACCATCTGCTAACTCCGTCCTCCATGCCAGGTGTCAGCCCTTCAAAGTGGGGCCTGGGCCCGGACCTAGGTGTGAAATACTCCAGGTGAGCATATCAACCAGATCCATGGGAACTCAAAACATTCATTTCTCCCACAGCGCCGATCCTTTTAACCACGGCAGGAATTTCTCCCTCTGCAAATGAATAATTGAGCTTCCCAAGAGCAGGGCAACAGAACCCTTCCTGTGGCCGGTTTGCCAGTTTCTCTCCCACTGGGGGCTGCCCACTGAGCACTGGTCAATGTTACTGCATTACCTAAGTCAGATGTCTGGCATATCAGAGACTGACTTGACAGTCTGCTGTTGAACTACAGGCAGTGTTCTGATTTCCCAGCCAACACCCTCTTCCTGAATATGGGATTGTTTTCTGCAGCCCCTAGAAAGGATTTTTATAAGCCACAGTTGAATGCAGGGGCCGAGAACAAAGGAAAAGTGCATATTCAGGTCAGTACCCTCCTTTTCCAACTCCCTGCTCTTGCCACTTTGCTACAGGATTTCTTCCCCAGGGGCTTAGAAACTGCATTAGTGTTGGAGGCAAGTAAGCCAGGTTACCGGGGAGGGCCCTGTGCCAAATGGACTAGAGAACCTCTCCTGTTGCAAGGGCACTGCGGCTCAGCACCAAAGAATTGGTGCCCTGAGGGAACCCCAGTAGGAACTGCAAGAGGACCAGGCTTGTTCCTCTGCGTTGGTGCCTGCTGGGCTCTCAGTGCCAacaacagtgcttggcacaaagtaggtgctcagtaaatatcagcTGAATGAACGAGTGCAGGTCGGTGTTGCTAAAACATTCAAATGGTCAAAGGAAGTACGAAGTCTGGATTCTTATGTGGAATTTAAATATTGGGAACCAACTCAAACACGTTTGTTTAAACACCATGTGGTCCAAGTTAAACATGCACAGGCTGGACCCTGCTTGGTGACCTAATCCAGGCTGCCTGAACCACACTCTTAGTCTCCAGGAAACCTATGGGGCTGGAGCACTGCCCAAAGGGTTGTCACCCTGTGAGGGCCTATGGTCCAGCCCCTGTCAGCATCTCAGACCCCATCAACAGGCTCCAGGAACACTGGCCTCCTTTCCATCTCTCGAACGAATCTGGGTCTTTGCAGCTGTCCCATGAGGACCAGCCCTTCCCAGGCAGCAGTAGAGGAAGCTCATCCGCTGCCTCATTCCTTGGAGACTGACCTTGACCTAGTACGCCTGCTCTCTTCTCCCCGGGCCCTGCTAGGGCCCTGTCTGCCTACAGAGCCCCAGTGGACAGCCCGTTCTCCACCTTTCCACTCCTTCACTGTTTTGTCTCCAAtgaccttctccttccctctattCCAACCACCCAATGCCATGGCCGCACTCGGTCTTTGTCATCTCCTGGGACGGCCCCACCTTTGGAATGTTCCATGTAGACATGCTTACTCTGTGGCTACAACCTCCTACTTTTCCTCACTCTATCACTTAGTGCTCTCATTACACCTGCCTTTTAAAACCGTATTAATGTCACTCTGCTTCCCTCGCCTCCTGTGTTCGTTTCCGTCCTTAATTCAGCTATGCCCTATAATCTGATCAGCACCCCCAACACCCTTGAACTATGGCCATCCATTGGAGAAAACCAGAGCCCTGGAGCAATCCAACACTCAGCCTTTTGGGGGCTCGCTGGGCACGGCTAGAGCAGCTCAGCTATTCACACACCAAATTCATGCCTTGTAGCTTCAGCTGGGCCCTCAAGGTCCCCTGGTCCGtgctctgcttccctctctgGCCTTAACCATCCTAGAGCCTCCCAACATCTCCGTTCTCCTCAAACCTCAAATCTCTCCATGACTGCCTCGTACTTCACCTTCCTTCATCCTTCTCCCTCCTTGTCTATGAACCCACCTGCCTCTGGGTCTGGTTTGCTTCTTCTATCTGGAACACTCCTTTTCAGCTTATATGgctcctcctccaggaaacccTCTCTAACACCCCTTCCCTGGCACCTGGGCTGTATGCCCCTTCTCTGTGCTCTCGGAGTAACTCCTCTTACCCTGATGGTGACACTCTCCTAATTATTGTCCCTGTTGCCACGTGCTCTTGAAGGCAGACTTTCAGGCTCACCACCGGGTCCCTGGTAGCAGGAAGAGCGCTGATGCAttaagagttcaataaatattctttcatgCGTAGCGCACGTTTTTCCGCCCATGTGTCTTGGTCatgcctcccccagcccttccGCCCTCTCTCCGCATATTCAGATACTTGGTAAAGCTCAGCTCATAGTTTACTCCCTTCATGGTGTCCATTCTGACAGCCCTAGAAGAAACCCCTTTCCCTGTGAATGATCAAGGAATGGGGTCTGTGGCATGTTCGTGTgatttctcactttctttttttcatacaaTAATTATTTAGATCTATACAAGTTCCTTGTGGATAGGATCTCTAGCTCTATCATCTCTGTATTCCGAGCAGTTAGCCGAGAAAATTTTGGATGGGCAAGTGGAAAAGCAATAAGAGATCCTTACTGGAAATGTGTatgagtttcctgtggctgctggaaaaaattaccacagacttggtGACTTacaataatacacatttattatcttatgtTTCTGCAGGGCAGACATCCAAAAGCAGTCTCACTGGGTTGAAGTCAAGATgtagcagggctggttccttctggaggctccagatAGAATCCATTTCCGTGCCTTTCTAGCCTCTAGATGGCGCCGGAAatccttggctcgtggccccttcCTGTCATCACCCCACGCCTCTTGATTCTGTTgtcccatttccttctctgactctgacactTCTTttataaggacctttgtgattatgGGGCCCAACCAGAGAATCCAGAACCAGGTCCCCCTCACAAGATCCTTGGTTTAGTTGCACCTGCAAAGTCCTCGTTACCATAGAAACATTCACAGTTTCCAAGGACTAGGTCCCAGTTACCTTGGGGGGCCATCCGTCAGCCTGCTATGATAGTGTTTGTTATGTCAGCAGTAACTGATAAGGGAGCCAAGCTTCTTGGCTCACTGCTGTTTTAATTCCGCCAGAAAATTCGGAGGATATCTTTCCTACGGGACAAGGACATTGGAGGAAGACTTGTAGGGGTACCTCGTTTATAAAGTTCCCACACCTTGGTCCTGAAAAGCTGGCCCACAAAGACATAGATGACTGGATTCAGGCAGCTGTTGGTGAAAGCAAAGAAGTTGGCCCACTGGAGGCCCAGATCTATGACGCTATCCCAGAAACAGCCTTGGATGGCCTTCACCTGGAACAGGAATTCCAGGAAGGCAAAGAAGTGGTAGGGGGCCCAGCAGACCAGGAAGGCGGCCACGAGCGTGAGAAGAAGTGCCGTGGTCTTGCCATCCGTGGGACTCCCACACCTCGTCCTCCTGACGTCCGCCTGCCGTCGCAGGGAGGCCAGGATGTGGTAGTTGAAGAAGACGATGGCAGCCAGTGGGAGGAGGAAACCCAGCATGTTTAACTCCACAATCCTTGCAACCAGCCAGGCTTTGTGGGGGAGCACCAACACACAGGCGGAGACGTTCAGGTCCGGGACGGCTTTGACAGAGCGGAGCAGGAATGTGGGGATACTCAGAAGGCCCCCGAAGACCCAGATGAGCAGGCAGGTGGCCTGGGCCAGcatccgccgccgccgcctccggcTGGCCATGGGATGCACCAGCACGCTGTAGCGGTCCTGGCTGATGGCCACCACCAGGAAGATGCTGACGAATAGATTGGCCTTTATGACTCCATTGACCACGCGGCAGAGGAGGGCTCCAAAAGGCCAGTTGAACTTGTTCCAGATGTTCTCCACCCAGAAGGGCAAGCCCAAGACAAACACCAGATCAGAAGCTGCCAGGTTGGCCAGGTAGATTTCAGCCACGGTCAGACGCCGCCGCGACACGAGGAAGACGGACAGCACGAAAAGATTTCCCAGCAGGCCACAGAAGCAGATGGCAATGATGACTGTCGGTAACACTCTGTGCAGCAGGTCCCAGGCTTCCTGAGCATCGTCACAGGATGTGGCATTTGGAGGCAAGAGCTGGCTCTGGTTGGAGGACTGGAACTCCAGAAGGGCCTGGGAGGCCATCCACAGTGACCTGCAATGAACAGCATGTAACATGACATGGGAGGCCGCCAACTCCTGCCCTCCAGCCATATCCAGTTGGCCGCAGTTTGGGAAAATAGTTTCATGGGCACATAGCCgcacccattcatttacatattgttctCGGCTGTTTTTGTGTTGCAACACGGGAGTTGAatggttgcaacagagactgtggcaggcaaagctgaaaatatttaccatcttttCCCATGGAGGAAAAGATTGCCAACCCCAGGTATAAAGGAAAGGACCAGGACTTTGAAACCTGAGCCCAAATCCTGGCACAACCACTTGGTGTGGGCCACTTAGacccactgatttttttcttggtgaaaaTCAGAGCTAATTGGACGCCTCTCGTGGGACAGTGGCAAGGACTGGGGATAACATCCATGGAGTGTGTGGCATGGTTGCCTGGTACAGAGGAAGCACTCAACGGAAACTGGTGATTAGTCTTATTAACAACCgtattattatcattaacagtttaacaaacatttcatgagcacctactttgtgcccgTACTTTGCCAGATGCTGGACATACAGGGAAGAGGATGGAGCAACCCTCAGCCTGAAGGTGCTCACCGTCTAGAGGGTTGCAGACGTGGAGATAGTGGTAATGACCTAAGATGGAACCAAGCAAGGGCTAGGAAGAGGCATGGCCAGTGCGGAAGCCAATCTGGGACCGGTGGGGTGGACGGGATTGTGGCATGGAGAGAGGTTTTCAGAATGAGAAGATTCTTGAGCTGGGCttgaaaaatatgagtaataagaTAATAACTAACATGTATTAAATGATCTCCATATTCCAGGCACCATCCTAAGAGTTTTTAATTTAAGTGTTTTCTCATTCAATCTTCCCAGCAGCTCTGTGAGGTTGAGCCATTGTCATCTCCATTTGACCAATCAGAAAATGGAGCACAGAGATACTGATCACttgtccatggtcacacagcaGGTCGGTTGCACagtctggattcaaacccaggcagtcctACGCCAGAGCCTGTTGTTCTCTCTGTTGTATTCTGCTGCCCGTTTTGTCCCCACTTGGTAGATGAGTTCAGGCTCAGAAGTTAATGACTTATCCAAGGAGACATAGCTAGTGAGT
The nucleotide sequence above comes from Rhinolophus ferrumequinum isolate MPI-CBG mRhiFer1 chromosome 6, mRhiFer1_v1.p, whole genome shotgun sequence. Encoded proteins:
- the BDKRB1 gene encoding B1 bradykinin receptor isoform X2, with product MASQALLEFQSSNQSQLLPPNATSCDDAQEAWDLLHRVLPTVIIAICFCGLLGNLFVLSVFLVSRRRLTVAEIYLANLAASDLVFVLGLPFWVENIWNKFNWPFGALLCRVVNGVIKANLFVSIFLVVAISQDRYSVLVHPMASRRRRRRMLAQATCLLIWVFGGLLSIPTFLLRSVKAVPDLNVSACVLVLPHKAWLVARIVELNMLGFLLPLAAIVFFNYHILASLRRQADVRRTRCGSPTDGKTTALLLTLVAAFLVCWAPYHFFAFLEFLFQVKAIQGCFWDSVIDLGLQWANFFAFTNSCLNPVIYVFVGQLFRTKVRAQAPL
- the BDKRB1 gene encoding B1 bradykinin receptor isoform X1, which encodes MASQALLEFQSSNQSQLLPPNATSCDDAQEAWDLLHRVLPTVIIAICFCGLLGNLFVLSVFLVSRRRLTVAEIYLANLAASDLVFVLGLPFWVENIWNKFNWPFGALLCRVVNGVIKANLFVSIFLVVAISQDRYSVLVHPMASRRRRRRMLAQATCLLIWVFGGLLSIPTFLLRSVKAVPDLNVSACVLVLPHKAWLVARIVELNMLGFLLPLAAIVFFNYHILASLRRQADVRRTRCGSPTDGKTTALLLTLVAAFLVCWAPYHFFAFLEFLFQVKAIQGCFWDSVIDLGLQWANFFAFTNSCLNPVIYVFVGQLFRTKVWELYKRGTPTSLPPMSLSRRKDILRIFWRN